From the Osmerus eperlanus chromosome 21, fOsmEpe2.1, whole genome shotgun sequence genome, one window contains:
- the LOC134007599 gene encoding tribbles homolog 2-like: MEDCLGSNSNLPIRVGRYLLKKKLEDGIFKAVDAHSGHEVVCKVLDYTRYREALCTYSQLPAHPNINQVLDVILGEARSFVFFPRSFGNLHALLRTCRRLHEDTARILFRQLVSAVAHCHSHGLALRDIKLKTFVFKNKERTVLMLESVEDAVLKQGGDYPLSTNPSPYTSPEMLQATEEAAGGVSGADSGVSGPVLTSTRSADVWALGVMLHAMLLGRYPERTGLTGGGVVSPHARCMIRSALHSNPAFRLSASELLTHPWLSSQPRPLPSAHTRSHTHDQTVPT; this comes from the exons ATGGAGGATTGTTTAGGATCTAATAGTAACCTCCCGATACGAGTGGGGAGGTATTTGTTAAAGAAGAAATTGGAGGACGGCATTTTTAAAGCAGTGGATGCACACAGCGGACACGAAGTTGTTTGCAAG GTACTTGATTATACGCGCTACCGGGAGGCTCTGTGCACGTACTCTCAACTCCCCGCTCACCCAAACATCAACCAGGTGCTGGATGTGATTCTCGGAGAAGCGCGTTCCTTTGTCTTCTTCCCACGGAGTTTTGGGAACTTGCATGCGCTTTTACGCACTTGTCGCAGGCTTCACGAGGACACGGCAAGGATACTCTTCCGCCAGCTGGTGTCCGCGGTGGCGCATTGTCATAGTCACGGACTTGCGCTAAGGGACATCAAGCTAAAAACGTTTGTGTTCAAGAACAAAGAgag gACTGTGCTGATGTTGGAGAGTGTGGAGGATGCAGTCCTCAAGCAGGGAGGAGACTATCCCCTATCGACAAACCCTTCCCCCTACACCAGCCCAGAGATGCTGCAGGCCACGGAGGAAGCTGCTGGGGGAGTGTCTGGAGCTGATAGTGGGGTGTCTGGACCCGTGTTGACCAGTACCAGGTCTGCAGATGTCTGGGCTCTGGGGGTGATGCTCCATGCCATGCTATTAGGGCGCTACCCAGAGAGGACAGGACTTACCGGAGGGGGTGTGGTCTCCCCTCATGCCCGGTGTATGATTCGCTCAGCTTTACATTCTAACCCTGCCTTCCGTCTCTCCGCCTCCGAGTTACTGACCCACCCCTGGCTCAGCTCTCAGCCACGCCCGCTCCCCAGCGCACACActcgcagtcacacacacgaccAGACGGTGCCTACCTGA